One genomic region from Nitrospirota bacterium encodes:
- a CDS encoding CHAD domain-containing protein, translating to MQTRSPNTFWSAIHPTQVRLSRFLRWGKSAMESPTPEAIHQARVASRRLRVALRYVMPFYHVPEIKRIRRQLQALTESLGTVRSWDVTAVLLHQMDGLKTVESRAVRRRLEAVALRERKEAALRCLEVLRQSHLQRMGQEVRIILSMPHVHATPEALEEMGRTQVERLRKRSRKRRKRYLNRGRKKDLHMFRIAVKQLRYGEEIYHEHHGTGEHATLERLAKLQGRLGALHDLEVLSLWLRQVREGHGVRAASERGGAAPLDRATWTQGVREILDEAEKMESAHGKKVRKMVEAEPKLWKSIS from the coding sequence GTGCAAACCCGCTCGCCCAACACCTTCTGGTCGGCCATCCACCCCACTCAGGTCCGCTTGTCGCGCTTCTTGCGCTGGGGGAAATCGGCGATGGAATCCCCGACGCCCGAGGCGATCCACCAGGCGCGGGTGGCCTCGCGCCGGCTGCGGGTGGCGCTCCGATACGTCATGCCGTTCTATCACGTTCCGGAAATCAAACGGATCCGGCGCCAGTTGCAGGCCCTCACGGAGTCGCTGGGAACGGTCCGCAGTTGGGACGTGACGGCGGTTCTCCTCCACCAGATGGACGGACTCAAGACCGTTGAATCGCGTGCCGTGAGGCGGCGACTGGAGGCGGTGGCGTTGAGGGAACGCAAGGAGGCGGCGCTCCGATGCCTTGAAGTTCTTCGCCAGTCCCATTTGCAGAGGATGGGGCAGGAGGTGCGGATTATTCTCTCGATGCCGCACGTGCATGCCACGCCCGAAGCTCTGGAAGAGATGGGGCGCACACAGGTGGAGCGGCTCCGGAAGCGTTCGCGGAAGCGTCGGAAGCGTTATCTGAATCGCGGGCGGAAGAAAGACCTCCACATGTTTCGAATCGCCGTCAAACAGTTGCGGTACGGCGAAGAAATTTATCACGAGCATCACGGTACCGGGGAACATGCCACGCTCGAACGATTGGCCAAGCTCCAGGGACGGCTGGGAGCCCTTCACGACCTGGAAGTGCTTTCCCTCTGGCTGCGGCAGGTGCGGGAGGGGCACGGAGTGCGGGCGGCGTCCGAGCGAGGGGGAGCCGCGCCCCTGGATCGGGCAACGTGGACACAAGGTGTGCGTGAAATCCTGGATGAAGCCGAAAAAATGGAGTCCGCTCATGGAAAAAAGGTGCGCAAGATGGTAGAAGCGGAGCCAAAGCTGTGGAAGTCTATCTCCTGA
- the sixA gene encoding phosphohistidine phosphatase SixA, giving the protein MEVYLLRHASALPLSPALKRDEDRPLSTKGKIRMRRAATGLKKIGVRFDRMYTSPLVRARQTAQIVAEVYGWSLTRLEECKPLAPGGNASELLAILAGQNSTARVLLVGHEPDMSRTASVLLSGSPSQVAMVFKKGGLCRIDIAEMPPKGRGVLKFFLAPKQMRAFV; this is encoded by the coding sequence GTGGAAGTCTATCTCCTGAGACACGCCTCCGCGCTCCCCTTGAGTCCGGCCCTCAAACGCGACGAAGACCGCCCGCTCAGTACCAAGGGCAAAATCCGCATGCGCCGCGCGGCCACGGGCCTGAAGAAAATCGGCGTACGGTTCGACCGGATGTACACGAGCCCTCTGGTTCGGGCGAGGCAGACCGCCCAGATCGTGGCCGAGGTGTACGGATGGTCACTTACCCGCCTCGAGGAGTGCAAACCCCTAGCACCTGGAGGGAACGCTTCTGAGCTGCTGGCCATCCTCGCGGGCCAGAATTCCACGGCGCGGGTCCTGCTCGTTGGCCATGAGCCGGATATGAGCCGGACGGCATCCGTTCTGCTCAGCGGTTCGCCGTCGCAGGTCGCCATGGTTTTCAAGAAAGGGGGCCTCTGCCGAATAGATATCGCCGAGATGCCTCCCAAGGGTCGCGGTGTCCTCAAGTTCTTTCTCGCGCCGAAGCAGATGCGAGCGTTTGTTTAG
- the tmk gene encoding dTMP kinase, whose product MAIEPGRLIAVEGLDGSGKSTQMQLLKQWLDSMHVKVYFTEWNSSLLVKPATKKAKKQKLLTPTTFSLIHATDFADRYERQIAPLLRGGYVVLCDRFTFTAFARDGVRGCHPHWVRSVYRFAAPPDITFFFKLAPETAVSRILEGRAKLKYHEAGMDLNLSPVPEESFRIFQSRIHDAYVSMEKEFGFVVIDATQPVEKQQQQMRQIVQKRIALDRYRWKVPPRAVGRLAA is encoded by the coding sequence ATGGCAATTGAACCCGGCCGACTGATCGCCGTCGAAGGACTCGACGGCTCCGGAAAGAGCACGCAGATGCAGCTTCTGAAGCAGTGGCTCGATTCCATGCACGTCAAGGTGTACTTCACCGAGTGGAACTCCTCGCTGCTCGTCAAACCGGCCACAAAGAAGGCCAAGAAACAGAAGTTGCTGACGCCCACGACCTTCTCGCTCATCCATGCCACGGATTTTGCCGACCGGTACGAGAGGCAGATCGCCCCTCTCCTGCGCGGAGGCTACGTGGTGTTGTGCGATCGATTCACGTTCACCGCCTTCGCGCGGGACGGCGTTCGGGGATGCCATCCCCATTGGGTTCGGAGCGTCTATCGGTTCGCCGCCCCGCCGGATATCACCTTCTTCTTCAAGCTCGCCCCCGAGACCGCGGTCAGTCGCATCTTGGAAGGGCGCGCGAAATTGAAATACCACGAGGCGGGCATGGACCTGAACCTTTCGCCCGTGCCCGAGGAAAGTTTCCGCATTTTTCAGTCCCGCATCCATGATGCGTACGTATCCATGGAGAAGGAATTCGGTTTCGTGGTCATCGATGCCACGCAGCCCGTGGAGAAACAGCAGCAGCAGATGAGGCAGATCGTGCAGAAGCGGATCGCGCTGGACCGCTACCGGTGGAAAGTGCCCCCGAGGGCCGTCGGGAGGCTCGCGGCGTGA
- a CDS encoding thymidylate kinase, with protein MKRFYGHGIPGVDLSKLAGKLIVIEGADGSGRTTLIDILKPWLEGHGHAVTTFGIKRSTLVGQELELAKQGNTLGKITMGLFYATDFADQLEHVVVPALRAGFVVLADRYIYTLMARELVRGVEPEWLTNLYHIALIPDSVFYLSVSPQILLERNFAKNPTLDYWESGMDIGLHDNVFDSFIIYQKRMRQQFLKMKDVYGFQVINANRPIWVVAKDLQQRVASLMNIPL; from the coding sequence ATCAAGCGATTCTACGGCCATGGAATTCCCGGCGTGGATCTGAGCAAACTGGCGGGAAAACTCATCGTGATCGAGGGAGCGGACGGGAGCGGGAGGACGACCCTGATCGATATTCTCAAACCGTGGCTTGAAGGCCATGGACACGCCGTCACCACCTTCGGGATCAAGAGGTCAACCCTGGTGGGTCAGGAACTGGAGCTGGCGAAACAGGGGAACACGCTCGGCAAGATCACCATGGGGCTTTTTTATGCGACCGATTTTGCGGATCAGCTCGAACACGTGGTCGTCCCGGCGCTCCGCGCGGGATTTGTGGTGCTCGCCGATCGGTACATCTACACCCTGATGGCCCGCGAGCTCGTGCGGGGCGTCGAACCGGAGTGGCTGACCAACCTCTATCACATTGCGCTTATTCCCGATTCCGTCTTCTATCTTTCCGTCTCGCCCCAAATTCTCCTTGAGCGGAACTTCGCGAAAAATCCCACGCTGGACTACTGGGAATCGGGCATGGACATCGGACTGCACGACAACGTGTTCGACAGCTTCATCATCTACCAGAAACGGATGCGCCAGCAGTTCCTGAAAATGAAAGATGTGTATGGGTTTCAGGTCATCAACGCCAATCGCCCGATCTGGGTGGTGGCCAAGGACCTCCAGCAGCGCGTCGCCTCCCTCATGAACATCCCGCTCTAG
- a CDS encoding metallophosphoesterase, translated as MSRTIVIGDVHGCYREWVELLRVLEVKPEDRLISVGDLICKGPDSHAVLESAIALPNLECILGNHETRFLGYWKNGGKEFSKPYDKEAMEQLKPDFERYMKFVSKWKWYVELDGATTAKPSRDGPDAPKREDMIVVHAGVRNGIALEKQTLEDLTTLKRLPPDNHPWYDDYKGTKTIVFGHYPQREPLVRDRLIGLDTGCVYGGTLTALVLPGRKIVSVPAEKAYYKKSRS; from the coding sequence ATGTCCAGGACCATCGTCATCGGCGACGTGCATGGATGCTACCGAGAGTGGGTGGAGCTCCTGCGGGTGTTGGAGGTCAAGCCCGAGGATCGGCTGATCTCCGTGGGGGACCTCATCTGCAAGGGACCCGACAGCCACGCGGTTTTGGAATCCGCCATCGCCCTCCCGAACCTCGAGTGCATCCTCGGAAATCACGAAACCCGATTCCTGGGATATTGGAAGAACGGAGGCAAGGAATTCTCCAAGCCCTACGACAAGGAGGCGATGGAGCAGCTCAAACCCGATTTCGAGCGGTACATGAAATTCGTCTCCAAGTGGAAATGGTACGTCGAGCTCGACGGCGCCACGACGGCAAAGCCGTCCCGCGACGGGCCGGATGCCCCAAAGCGGGAAGACATGATTGTCGTGCATGCGGGTGTTCGGAACGGAATCGCACTGGAAAAGCAGACGCTGGAAGACCTCACCACCCTCAAACGTCTGCCTCCGGACAATCATCCGTGGTACGACGACTACAAGGGCACTAAGACGATCGTCTTCGGCCACTATCCACAACGGGAGCCTCTGGTCCGCGACCGTCTGATCGGGCTGGACACGGGGTGCGTGTACGGCGGAACATTGACTGCGCTGGTCCTCCCGGGCCGGAAAATCGTCTCGGTCCCCGCCGAGAAGGCCTACTACAAGAAATCCCGCTCGTAG
- a CDS encoding HAMP domain-containing protein, translated as MAEPTQQTLEEHKERKRRKREFIIIAILGVVIPVTLYVQHRLIPLPIPGSAQIFFFSLVNLDALLILLLLFLVLRNTVKLIVERRKGLLGSSLRTKIVIAFVSLSFIPMAFLLYTASNFIRLSVQTWFGSQVERTFSQAMEVAQSYYESVVDQTRVSASEAVRDVAALGEIQDEQMRMLHDLLTERLKRYELDHIELRLRDGRSITRVNVDHGGQFLETPEDLIAEAMKGATVHRILPFQEESQEMVKVAVPIESASGGISGVLIASSAVPTNLVRKIREARHDYNEFLSTRMMRVPLNRSQQQPIIAIIGLLSLFAATWIGFHLSGWLTVPIRELSSATERIASGELGFTVNLKRGDEMGVLLESFNRMSADLKRKTDEIEDAHREVRRRAQHTEAILASVASGVMTLDAQGRLLTVNAPLVRMFNVDPQQSVGRSYSQVFPELAQPLAEMILQLMTEQRDLFSRELSFKTPQGVRTYSVVMTRLVRDRGESAGKAETESEIVVAFDDVTDLIRAQKDMAWREVARRIGHEIKNPLTPIQLSAQRLRKKYPQLLGDASGAFDECTKTIVSQVEEMKTLVNVLTDLAHIPPFQPAPCDFRALVEEIVSLYRQAHSEIRFDYSPDGVRELYVDRQQMRRALINLIDNAVTAVQGEGGGVSVQTEIVPGAGRAVIRVMDTGIGVPAGLREKIFEPYFSYGKKGMGLGLPIVKHIVEDHSGVITVEDNTPKGAVFRIELPLEA; from the coding sequence ATGGCGGAACCGACGCAGCAGACCCTTGAAGAGCACAAGGAAAGAAAGCGACGGAAGCGCGAATTCATCATCATCGCGATTCTCGGCGTCGTCATTCCGGTCACCCTCTATGTCCAGCACCGGTTGATCCCGCTCCCCATCCCGGGTTCCGCCCAGATCTTTTTCTTTTCACTGGTCAATCTCGACGCGCTTCTGATTCTTCTCCTTCTCTTCCTTGTTCTCCGCAACACGGTCAAGCTGATTGTGGAGCGGCGGAAAGGGCTGCTTGGAAGTTCGCTGCGGACGAAGATCGTCATCGCATTCGTCAGCCTGTCGTTCATCCCCATGGCGTTCCTCCTGTATACGGCCTCGAACTTCATCCGGTTGTCCGTGCAGACGTGGTTCGGCTCCCAAGTGGAGCGGACGTTTTCGCAGGCGATGGAAGTGGCGCAGAGCTATTACGAATCGGTGGTGGACCAGACGCGGGTGTCCGCCTCGGAGGCGGTCCGCGACGTGGCGGCCCTCGGCGAGATCCAGGACGAGCAAATGCGAATGCTCCACGATCTCCTGACGGAACGGCTCAAGCGGTACGAACTGGACCACATCGAGCTCAGGCTGCGGGACGGGCGGTCGATCACCCGCGTGAACGTGGACCACGGCGGCCAGTTTCTCGAAACGCCGGAGGATCTCATCGCCGAGGCGATGAAGGGCGCCACGGTCCATCGGATCCTGCCGTTCCAGGAGGAGTCGCAGGAGATGGTGAAGGTGGCCGTGCCCATCGAATCGGCCTCCGGTGGAATCAGCGGAGTCCTGATCGCCAGCAGCGCCGTTCCCACGAATCTGGTCCGGAAAATTCGCGAGGCCAGGCACGATTACAACGAATTCCTTTCCACCCGCATGATGCGCGTGCCGCTTAACCGGAGCCAGCAGCAGCCCATCATCGCCATCATCGGGCTTCTCTCGCTCTTTGCCGCGACGTGGATCGGTTTTCACCTCTCCGGCTGGCTCACGGTGCCCATCCGGGAACTCTCCAGCGCCACCGAACGAATCGCCTCGGGCGAACTCGGCTTCACGGTCAACCTCAAGCGCGGAGACGAGATGGGCGTGCTGCTCGAATCCTTCAACCGGATGAGCGCCGATCTCAAACGCAAGACGGACGAAATCGAGGACGCCCACCGGGAAGTCCGCCGGCGCGCCCAGCACACCGAAGCCATCCTGGCGAGCGTGGCTTCCGGCGTCATGACGCTCGATGCCCAGGGCCGGCTCCTCACGGTCAACGCGCCTCTGGTCCGCATGTTCAATGTGGACCCCCAGCAGAGCGTCGGACGTTCCTACTCGCAGGTCTTCCCCGAGCTGGCGCAACCCCTCGCGGAAATGATTCTTCAATTGATGACCGAACAGCGCGATCTGTTCAGCCGCGAGCTCTCGTTCAAGACGCCCCAGGGGGTGAGGACGTACAGCGTGGTGATGACGCGCCTGGTGCGCGACCGGGGGGAGAGCGCGGGGAAGGCTGAAACGGAATCCGAGATCGTCGTCGCATTCGACGACGTGACGGATCTGATCCGCGCGCAGAAGGACATGGCCTGGCGGGAAGTGGCCCGGCGGATCGGACATGAAATCAAGAACCCGCTCACCCCGATTCAACTTTCCGCCCAGCGCCTCCGGAAGAAATACCCCCAACTCCTCGGAGACGCTTCGGGGGCCTTCGACGAATGCACCAAGACGATCGTGTCCCAGGTTGAAGAGATGAAGACGTTGGTGAATGTGCTGACGGACCTCGCCCACATCCCGCCCTTCCAGCCCGCGCCGTGCGATTTCCGGGCGCTGGTGGAGGAGATCGTCTCGCTCTATCGCCAGGCCCACTCCGAGATCCGGTTCGATTACTCGCCGGACGGCGTTCGCGAACTGTATGTCGATCGCCAGCAGATGCGTCGCGCGTTGATCAATCTGATCGACAACGCCGTCACGGCGGTGCAGGGCGAGGGGGGGGGCGTCAGCGTCCAGACGGAAATCGTCCCCGGCGCGGGGAGGGCGGTGATCCGGGTGATGGACACGGGGATCGGGGTGCCCGCGGGCCTGAGAGAGAAAATCTTCGAACCGTATTTCTCGTACGGCAAGAAAGGGATGGGTCTCGGTCTCCCCATCGTGAAACACATCGTCGAAGACCACTCCGGAGTCATCACCGTGGAAGACAACACACCCAAGGGCGCCGTGTTCCGCATTGAACTCCCCCTGGAGGCGTGA
- a CDS encoding polyphosphate kinase 2 family protein, with protein MNIDKFQVKPGRKVSLKDYDPSFTGKHVDHEAAKDKLTRDIDRLTKLQDKLYADDRYGVLMIFQAMDAAGKDSAIKHVMTGINPAGCEVYSFKAPSSRELNHDFLWRTTRTLPQRGKIGIFNRSYYEEVLTVRVHPEHLAGQRLPKAMIHNDIWEDRFKDINNLEKYLVRNGYVILKFFMNISKGEQKKRFLARIDDPAKNWKISKSDMTERARWDDYMECFEDMLKNTSTKQAPWYVIPSNHKWFAHLTVADILVQHLEELDLKYPKVTKDQEKLLVDMKRTLVRER; from the coding sequence GTGAATATCGACAAATTCCAGGTCAAGCCCGGCAGAAAAGTTTCCCTGAAAGATTACGATCCGAGTTTCACGGGAAAGCACGTGGATCATGAGGCGGCCAAGGACAAGCTGACTCGTGACATCGATCGGCTCACGAAGCTACAGGACAAGCTCTACGCCGATGATCGGTACGGCGTCCTCATGATCTTTCAGGCGATGGATGCCGCCGGGAAGGACAGCGCGATCAAGCACGTGATGACGGGCATCAATCCCGCGGGATGCGAAGTCTATTCGTTCAAGGCCCCGTCCTCACGGGAGCTGAACCACGATTTTCTATGGCGAACGACCCGCACGCTTCCTCAGCGCGGCAAGATCGGCATTTTCAACCGGTCCTATTACGAAGAGGTGCTGACTGTGCGCGTCCACCCCGAGCACCTGGCCGGCCAGAGATTGCCGAAGGCAATGATCCACAACGACATCTGGGAGGATCGCTTCAAGGACATCAACAATCTCGAAAAGTACTTGGTGCGCAACGGCTACGTCATCCTCAAGTTCTTCATGAATATCTCCAAGGGCGAGCAGAAAAAACGCTTTCTGGCCCGCATCGACGACCCCGCCAAGAATTGGAAGATCTCGAAGAGCGACATGACCGAGCGGGCGCGATGGGACGATTACATGGAGTGCTTCGAGGACATGCTCAAGAATACCAGCACGAAGCAGGCGCCGTGGTACGTCATCCCGTCCAACCATAAATGGTTCGCCCACCTGACGGTGGCGGACATTCTGGTGCAGCATCTGGAAGAGCTGGATCTGAAGTATCCCAAGGTGACCAAAGATCAGGAGAAGCTCCTGGTCGATATGAAGCGGACGCTCGTTCGGGAACGCTAG
- a CDS encoding DUF47 domain-containing protein, which yields MFDKLLPKKREFFDAFELHSAKTLQAAQVLLEMFKTPKDLDLRTRDIEELEHAGDTITHDTMALLHKTFVTPLDRDQIHELMSCLDDVLDLVDAAAELVVLYEIKEIPPEARALADVLVRSVDAVKKAVEGLKDSKNNEDVLRTCIEINRFENEADQILRRAVAGLFKSKGDPLLVMKWKEIYEQLETATDRCEDVADVIQGIILERA from the coding sequence ATGTTTGACAAACTTCTTCCCAAGAAACGAGAATTCTTCGACGCCTTCGAGCTTCACTCCGCCAAAACACTCCAGGCCGCGCAGGTGCTTCTGGAGATGTTCAAAACCCCCAAGGACCTGGATCTCCGGACCCGCGACATCGAGGAGCTGGAGCACGCGGGAGACACGATCACGCACGACACGATGGCCCTTCTCCACAAGACCTTCGTCACGCCGCTCGACCGCGACCAGATCCACGAACTGATGAGCTGTCTGGATGATGTTCTCGACCTCGTAGACGCTGCTGCGGAATTGGTTGTCCTCTATGAGATCAAAGAGATTCCCCCCGAGGCGCGCGCCCTCGCCGACGTGCTCGTGCGCTCGGTGGATGCCGTCAAAAAGGCCGTCGAAGGGTTGAAAGACTCGAAGAACAACGAGGATGTGCTGAGGACCTGCATCGAAATCAACCGATTCGAAAACGAGGCCGACCAAATTCTTCGCCGCGCGGTCGCCGGACTGTTCAAATCCAAGGGGGACCCGCTCCTCGTCATGAAGTGGAAGGAAATCTACGAGCAACTTGAAACGGCCACGGACCGCTGCGAAGACGTGGCGGATGTCATTCAGGGCATCATCCTCGAACGGGCGTAG
- a CDS encoding inorganic phosphate transporter, giving the protein MTPEFAPLLWIVILAALFFDFVNGWNDSANAIATIVSTRVLRPLWAVLIAGALNFIGALISVKVAKTIGGGLVDPTMVTHQVVLAAMVSGALWVTVCTLLGLPISGSHSLIGGVIGAVLAGHGSEALKMGGIRTVLLALLLSPILGFLLGYVLQYITYIAASRMSPARVRSVFSRLQLVSMGYMAIQHGQNDAQKVMGVITMALIAGGHWPGIDAGIPLWVKLICAMAMGIGTAAGGWRVIRTLGMKLAHLQPIHGFAAETAAGSVLQLAASFGVPVSTTHTITGSVMGVGAYKRLSAVKWGIGAKIV; this is encoded by the coding sequence ATGACGCCCGAGTTCGCCCCCCTCCTCTGGATCGTCATCCTGGCGGCACTGTTTTTCGATTTCGTCAACGGCTGGAATGATTCCGCGAACGCCATCGCCACGATAGTTTCCACGCGCGTCTTGCGCCCCCTTTGGGCGGTCCTGATCGCCGGCGCGCTCAATTTCATCGGAGCCCTCATCTCCGTAAAAGTCGCCAAGACCATTGGGGGGGGGCTGGTCGATCCGACGATGGTGACCCATCAGGTTGTGCTGGCGGCCATGGTGTCCGGCGCCCTGTGGGTCACGGTATGCACACTTCTTGGACTTCCCATCAGCGGATCTCACTCCCTGATCGGCGGCGTGATCGGTGCGGTCCTCGCCGGCCACGGGTCGGAGGCCCTGAAGATGGGTGGCATTCGAACGGTGCTTCTCGCCCTGTTACTTTCCCCGATCCTCGGGTTTCTCCTCGGCTACGTGCTCCAGTACATCACCTATATCGCCGCCTCGCGGATGTCCCCGGCGCGCGTGAGGAGCGTCTTCTCCAGGCTCCAACTCGTGTCCATGGGCTATATGGCGATTCAACACGGCCAGAACGACGCGCAGAAGGTCATGGGCGTCATCACGATGGCGCTCATCGCGGGCGGACACTGGCCCGGCATCGACGCGGGCATCCCCCTCTGGGTCAAACTGATTTGCGCCATGGCCATGGGCATCGGAACGGCCGCGGGAGGTTGGCGGGTGATTCGAACGTTGGGGATGAAACTCGCTCACCTGCAACCGATTCATGGATTTGCCGCCGAAACCGCCGCGGGAAGCGTTCTTCAACTGGCCGCCTCGTTCGGCGTCCCGGTCAGCACCACCCATACCATCACGGGTTCGGTCATG